From a single Methanooceanicella nereidis genomic region:
- a CDS encoding nucleotidyltransferase family protein, whose amino-acid sequence MKAFILCGGRGERLKPITDNVPKPMVPVAGKPILEYQIDLLKKHGVDEAVLLVGWHGEAIENYFGDGSKFGMHIEYSYEDPNNRLGTAGPIKAAKDKIDGTFIVMNGDIISDMNISGIIAFHVGMDSWGTISMINMPSPYGIIDLDGTRITKFREKPVLPYKMNAGLYVLEPEVTEFLPDVGSIETEVFPKLADLGKLHGFDSTGIYWSDVGTHKDLDKVNKDVLSGVFKI is encoded by the coding sequence ATGAAAGCGTTCATACTTTGCGGGGGAAGAGGGGAGAGGCTCAAGCCCATTACCGATAATGTCCCTAAACCTATGGTCCCGGTAGCAGGAAAACCCATACTGGAATACCAGATCGACCTTTTAAAGAAACACGGTGTCGACGAGGCCGTACTGCTGGTAGGCTGGCATGGCGAGGCGATAGAGAATTACTTCGGCGACGGCAGCAAGTTCGGCATGCATATCGAGTACTCTTATGAAGACCCGAATAACAGGCTGGGCACCGCCGGCCCGATAAAGGCCGCTAAGGATAAGATAGACGGGACTTTCATTGTGATGAACGGGGACATTATCTCCGACATGAACATCAGCGGCATCATAGCGTTCCATGTTGGAATGGATTCCTGGGGCACTATAAGCATGATAAACATGCCTTCACCGTACGGCATCATTGACCTGGACGGGACGAGGATTACAAAATTCAGGGAGAAGCCTGTGCTCCCGTATAAGATGAATGCCGGGCTTTATGTCCTGGAGCCGGAAGTGACGGAGTTCTTGCCGGACGTGGGATCCATCGAGACGGAGGTATTCCCGAAGCTTGCCGATCTCGGTAAATTACACGGCTTTGACTCCACGGGAATATACTGGAGCGACGTGGGCACCCATAAAGACCTTGATAAGGTAAATAAGGATGTGCTTTCCGGCGTGTTTAAGATCTGA